Proteins from one Periplaneta americana isolate PAMFEO1 chromosome 6, P.americana_PAMFEO1_priV1, whole genome shotgun sequence genomic window:
- the LOC138701288 gene encoding trichoplein keratin filament-binding protein-like translates to MSRQCASAPPSSRRYRQEEALVRRRNAEWDHQQLWNGVTQYFHTWEVRSSKHDDWASPRYYNQSMEIYKKAVEAQKKAEKLEERRQKLSALLFTENRQYEIELARLKGRPSSHHRVPLEELKVVNYELKRREEENQRREAELKLYHHWRSRQPSIRELEQKQHTHFVREAWVKQVQEKKEERERVEREQLEAMKEREALRLADEERQRQELQKRKERAVALQAEIKQQVEELREKERKAEELQKEEAEAMQRKAKLEELLIERRAAEERRKKVELGSFLQRQYQLKLRRRAKEVQEQLAEDTRLLEKLLASEMEEQTRKSEERKAAYQEMLHVRRVLEEQSRIEKEREKQMEFLFHEEAQRMWAQQEEKWRFEREARELLMTEVLVTLQRQLEEKLEANIAERRELVRAREDLVTHIEQVHAELREEREALKKAKETRKKEIDIQVADKEQRQLAEARIKELEAEKKKEEAKLEEQKLLQELRKMEATGYKPKNVSRRSMIW, encoded by the exons ATGTCGCGCCAGTGTGCAAGCGCTCCGCCGTCTTCCAGACGCTACCGGCAAGAAGAGGCGCTGGTGCGACGGCGGAATGCAGAGTGGGACCACCAGCAGCTCTGGAACGGCGTGACGCAGTACTTTCACACGTGGGAGGTGCGGTCCAGCAAACACGATGATTGGGCTTCTCCGCGCTACTACAATCAAAG TATGGAAATATACAAGAAAGCAGTTGAAGCTCAAAAGAAGGCTGAAAAACTAGAAGAACGTCGCCAGAAGTTGTCAGCTCTGCTGTTCACAGAGAACAGACAATATGAAATAGAACTTGCTCGGCTGAAAGGTCGTCCATCATCCCATCACCGGGTCCCTCTGGAAGAGCTGAAGGTAGTCAATTATGAACTGAAGCGTCGCGAGGAGGAAAACCAGCGCAGGGAAGCAGAGCTGAAATTGTATCATCACTGGAGGTCGAGACAGCCTTCAATTAGAGAG CTTGAACAAAAACAGCACACGCATTTTGTCCGCGAGGCATGGGTAAAGCAAGTACAGGAGAAAAAAGAGGAACGTGAGAGAGTAGAAAGAGAGCAACTAGAAGCAATGAAGGAGCGTGAAGCATTGAGACTTGCTGATGAGGAGCGTCAAAGACAGGAGCTtcagaaaaggaaggaaagagcaGTGGCTCTGCAGGCTGAAATTAAACAGCAAGTGGAAGAACTCAG agagaaagagaggaaagcAGAGGAACTGCAGAAAGAGGAAGCTGAGGCTATGCAGAGGAAAGCTAAACTGGAAGAGCTGCTAATAGAGAGGAGGGCTGCAGAGGAGAGACGTAAGAAGGTGGAACTCGG GTCGTTTCTGCAGCGTCAGTACCAGTTAAAATTGCGACGTCGTGCCAAAGAGGTGCAGGAGCAATTGGCAGAAGATACTCGTCTCCTCGAGAAGCTGTTAGCCTCAGAAATGGAGGAACAAACTAGGAAGAGTGAAGAGCGAAAAGCTGCATATCAAGAGATGCTGCATGTCCGCCGAGTGCTGGAAGAACAGTCGCGCATTGAGAAGGAGCGTGAAAAACAGATGGAATTTCTGTTCCA TGAAGAGGCACAGCGGATGTGGGCACAGCAGGAGGAGAAGTGGAGGTTCGAAAGGGAGGCACGTGAGCTCCTCATGACAGAAGTGCTCGTCACTCTGCAGCGTCAACTAGAGGAAAAGCTGGAAGCCAACATTGCTGAGCGGCGGGAACTGGTGAGGGCCAGAGAGGATCTGGTGACCCACATCGAGCAGGTCCACGCAGAGCTGAGAGAGGAGCGCGAAGCACTGAAGAAGGCGAAGGAGACTCGCAAGAAGGAAATCGATATACAA GTAGCTGATAAGGAGCAGCGGCAACTGGCAGAAGCAAGAATTAAGGAACTGGAagcagagaaaaagaaagaggaagcAAAGCTTGAAGAGCAGAAACTTTTACAAGAGTTGAGGAAGATGGAGGCAACTGGTTATAAACCGAAG